A window from Primulina huaijiensis isolate GDHJ02 chromosome 11, ASM1229523v2, whole genome shotgun sequence encodes these proteins:
- the LOC140988136 gene encoding 2-oxoglutarate-dependent dioxygenase 19-like: MAPTVPLVKDLAQSPDLKSIPSQFTFINDSKGSDSDSLPIVDFSMLVSDNADQRSKSLLDLGKACEDWGFFVLINHGIPETLMKAIIDASLEFFDLPEDEKRRYEAKSASDPIKSGSGTANAANHKILLWRDFMKSYVHPSFYCPEKPVHLRDIVSEYSEKSRCVLRKLLQGISENLELEPGSMDEALNLDSCFQLYAANFYPPCPQPDLAIGIPPHTDHGLLTFLIHNGVAGLQIQHNGQWFHTNSPKNSILVNTADHLEIFSNGRYKSVKHRAVVNTEATRISVVLANGPAPDVIVSPSPELVKRDGRALYGPMKYIEYVETMLSNRYDGKGNLECLKIQDNHE, translated from the exons ATGGCACCAACAGTTCCTCTTGTTAAAGACCTTGCCCAGTCTCCCGACCTGAAATCCATCCCTTCTCAATTCACTTTCATTAATGATTCGAAAGGCTCGGATTCTGATTCGCTCCCAATCGTCGATTTTTCCATGCTCGTCTCGGATAATGCTGATCAACGGTCCAAATCCCTTTTGGATCTTGGCAAAGCATGTGAAGATTGGGGATTTTTTGTG CTGATAAATCATGGGATCCCAGAAACTCTGATGAAGGCCATAATCGACGCAAGTTTGGAGTTTTTCGACTTACCTGAGGACGAAAAGCGGCGGTACGAGGCTAAGAGTGCGTCGGATCCCATAAAATCCGGCAGCGGCACAGCCAACGCCGCAAACCACAAGATTCTCTTGTGGAGGGATTTCATGAAATCCTATGTTCATCCCAGCTTTTACTGTCCGGAGAAACCCGTACATCTACg GGACATTGTATCCGAATATTCCGAAAAAAGTCGATGTGTTCTGAGAAAACTCCTCCAGGGAATTTCTGAAAACCTGGAATTAGAGCCAGGATCCATGGATGAAGCTCTCAACCTGGATTCTTGCTTTCAGTTGTATGCTGCAAATTTTTACCCGCCATGCCCGCAGCCTGATCTAGCAATCGGGATCCCACCGCACACTGATCATGGTCTTTTAACATTTCTGATTCACAACGGAGTTGCTGGCCTTCAAATACAGCACAACGGACAGTGGTTCCACACCAACTCTccgaaaaattctattttagtTAACACCGCAGATCATCTTGAG ATATTTAGCAACGGAAGATACAAAAGTGTGAAGCATCGGGCTGTAGTAAACACTGAGGCGACCAGGATTTCAGTGGTCCTGGCCAATGGTCCAGCACCGGATGTAATCGTGAGCCCGTCTCCAGAATTGGTGAAACGCGACGGCCGTGCCTTATATGGTCCGATGAAATACATAGAATATGTGGAGACGATGTTAAGCAATCGATACGATGGCAAAGGGAACTTGGAATGCTTGAAAATCCAAGATAACCATGAATAG